One genomic segment of Desulfomicrobium sp. ZS1 includes these proteins:
- a CDS encoding ferredoxin family protein, translating to MSKKKGQAKVTIYPDWCKGCGICAAFCPSKVLELWPDGKAHVVREEDCVNCGFCELHCPDFAISVTPKEVSRRKTDAFDASHGGPLDPSAGTDPGPEENVGTPNREDEHGDKKA from the coding sequence ATGTCCAAAAAGAAAGGTCAAGCAAAGGTGACGATTTATCCGGATTGGTGTAAAGGCTGCGGTATATGCGCGGCTTTTTGCCCGTCCAAGGTGCTCGAACTCTGGCCGGATGGCAAAGCACATGTGGTGCGCGAGGAAGACTGCGTGAATTGCGGATTCTGTGAGTTGCATTGCCCGGATTTCGCGATTTCCGTGACCCCCAAGGAGGTCAGCCGCAGAAAGACCGACGCGTTTGATGCCTCGCACGGCGGGCCTTTGGACCCGTCCGCAGGCACCGACCCGGGGCCGGAAGAAAATGTTGGAACACCTAACCGGGAAGACGAACATGGCGACAAAAAAGCGTAA
- a CDS encoding 2-oxoacid:acceptor oxidoreductase subunit alpha yields MATKKRKKTEIFALGNEAVVEGALLAGCNFYAGYPITPSTEIAEVMSSRLPLVKDGVFIQMEDEIASMGAIIGASLAGRKAMTATSGPGFSLMQENLGYACMTEVPLVVVNVMRGGPSTGLPTSPAQGDVQQARWGCHGDHPIIVLSASDVQECLEMTVVAFNFAEKYRTPVILLLDEITAHTREKISIPGPEDFEILARVTPAMPPEWYVSYEETMRGVPALPPLGSGYRFHVTGLTHDQNGFPTSKPDEVKALMHRQFRKIDQFFYDIQLFDEVGCEDAEVVVVAYGCVARSAELAVHMARERGVKAGLLKLRTLFPFPKTAVQALARQCKALVVPEMNMGQISREVKRVNNGLTHVITNNRVDGQIITPSEIFKNIMQA; encoded by the coding sequence ATGGCGACAAAAAAGCGTAAGAAAACGGAAATATTCGCCCTCGGCAACGAGGCTGTGGTCGAGGGAGCGCTCCTGGCGGGCTGCAATTTCTATGCGGGCTACCCCATAACGCCGTCCACGGAAATCGCCGAGGTCATGTCCTCGCGGCTGCCCCTGGTCAAGGACGGGGTGTTCATCCAGATGGAGGACGAGATCGCCAGCATGGGCGCCATCATCGGTGCGTCCCTGGCCGGGCGCAAGGCCATGACCGCTACCTCGGGACCGGGCTTTTCCCTCATGCAGGAGAATCTCGGCTACGCCTGCATGACCGAAGTGCCCCTGGTCGTGGTCAACGTCATGCGCGGGGGACCCAGCACCGGGCTGCCGACAAGCCCGGCCCAGGGCGATGTGCAGCAGGCCCGCTGGGGCTGTCATGGCGACCATCCCATCATCGTCCTTTCGGCCAGCGACGTGCAGGAATGTTTGGAAATGACCGTGGTCGCCTTCAATTTCGCCGAGAAATACCGCACTCCGGTCATTTTGCTTCTGGACGAGATCACGGCCCATACGAGGGAGAAGATCTCCATCCCGGGCCCCGAAGATTTTGAGATCCTGGCGCGGGTCACTCCGGCCATGCCCCCGGAGTGGTACGTCTCCTACGAGGAGACCATGCGCGGGGTGCCGGCCCTGCCGCCGCTCGGTTCCGGCTACCGCTTCCACGTCACGGGTCTGACCCACGACCAGAACGGATTCCCGACTTCCAAGCCGGACGAGGTCAAGGCGCTGATGCATAGGCAGTTCCGCAAGATCGACCAGTTTTTTTACGATATTCAGCTTTTCGACGAGGTTGGTTGCGAGGACGCCGAAGTGGTCGTCGTGGCTTACGGCTGCGTGGCCCGTTCGGCCGAGCTTGCCGTGCACATGGCCCGGGAGCGCGGGGTCAAGGCCGGGCTTTTGAAGCTCAGGACTCTTTTTCCGTTCCCCAAGACCGCGGTGCAGGCCCTGGCCCGGCAGTGCAAGGCTCTGGTCGTGCCGGAGATGAACATGGGCCAGATCTCGCGCGAG